In Vibrio bathopelagicus, the following are encoded in one genomic region:
- a CDS encoding AAA family ATPase, with protein MKITSLTVGGFKGIKTKAVIPLAPITLFFGANSTGKSTVLHALLYLYEVVAKRNFDAQYSSIAGEALYFGGFQNLVHGKDLNGTITIGATLDFRDGATDIWDEYLSDSERWLLESYLGFTPDSEADEFNFELDIRWDHLKQKTFVSRYECNSKGNELCCIESQPGKQQSSITHYQPLPHWEVDESFSLNNLFDSGEWEEMFLKGQDALPNIYTRLDLSNAPFSWNKVFPDHPLAAKLFAEATSSQAILAPMKLLVKKLEDFIHIGPLRVVPNRSIVLNSKTSPQRWYDGTAGWETFAYSNESVKAKTNEKFTNNDFFGTNYCFEAPNHGEASLIEKTVILKDSHTNIHLLPSSVGVGVSQVFPFVVATSLEQDLIVSCEQPELHIHPKWQLALGDMMIEAVKNNPDKMFLIETHSEHLMLRLLRRTIDEGTLSITPDEISVINVFKNDDEIHYQRQRITDSGDFELDWPEGFFEERYGEV; from the coding sequence ATGAAAATAACGTCACTGACTGTTGGTGGGTTTAAGGGAATAAAGACAAAGGCTGTCATTCCGTTGGCACCTATCACGCTTTTCTTTGGTGCGAACAGTACGGGTAAAAGTACCGTTCTTCATGCGTTATTATATTTGTACGAAGTAGTCGCGAAGCGCAACTTTGATGCACAATATAGCTCAATAGCGGGCGAAGCCCTCTATTTTGGTGGATTTCAAAACCTAGTTCATGGCAAAGACTTAAATGGCACTATCACTATAGGTGCCACTCTTGATTTTAGGGATGGTGCAACGGATATTTGGGATGAGTATTTGTCCGATTCTGAGCGTTGGTTACTCGAATCTTATTTAGGCTTTACTCCTGATTCAGAAGCGGATGAATTTAATTTCGAATTAGATATTAGATGGGATCACCTTAAACAGAAGACATTCGTCAGCCGTTATGAATGTAACAGTAAAGGAAATGAGTTGTGTTGCATCGAATCGCAACCAGGTAAACAACAAAGTAGCATCACTCATTATCAACCGTTACCTCATTGGGAAGTAGATGAATCGTTCTCATTAAACAACTTATTTGATTCGGGAGAATGGGAAGAAATGTTCCTGAAAGGTCAGGACGCATTACCTAATATCTATACTCGTCTAGATCTATCTAATGCTCCATTCTCTTGGAATAAAGTTTTTCCTGATCATCCTTTAGCTGCAAAGTTATTTGCAGAAGCGACATCTTCTCAAGCGATATTAGCGCCCATGAAATTGTTGGTGAAAAAGCTAGAAGACTTCATTCATATCGGGCCACTACGTGTTGTGCCAAATCGTTCGATAGTGTTAAACAGTAAAACCAGTCCACAACGTTGGTATGATGGGACTGCGGGTTGGGAGACGTTCGCTTACTCGAATGAAAGTGTTAAAGCTAAGACCAATGAAAAATTTACAAACAATGATTTCTTTGGCACCAATTATTGTTTTGAAGCACCTAATCACGGCGAAGCAAGCTTGATTGAGAAAACCGTTATCCTCAAAGACTCGCACACAAACATACATTTATTGCCATCAAGCGTAGGTGTTGGCGTTTCTCAAGTATTCCCATTCGTTGTTGCCACATCACTTGAACAAGACCTTATCGTTTCGTGTGAACAACCTGAACTGCATATCCACCCCAAATGGCAGTTAGCTTTAGGGGATATGATGATCGAAGCAGTTAAGAACAACCCAGATAAAATGTTTCTCATCGAGACTCATAGTGAGCACTTGATGTTACGCCTTTTAAGAAGAACGATTGATGAAGGGACGCTTTCAATAACGCCTGATGAGATTAGTGTTATCAATGTGTTTAAAAACGACGATGAAATTCATTATCAACGCCAGCGTATTACAGACAGTGGGGATTTCGAACTTGACTGGCCGGAAGGTTTCTTTGAAGAGCGCTACGGAGAGGTGTAA
- a CDS encoding DEAD/DEAH box helicase — MKQYFSTLKQQANSRAKESTLSILGINNPALRNHLSERMETDEKFVHGPVFEQMFSWEADEITIEDLSTPEYNNLLSPELLDALDVAPHKEGCKRDSSCKCKYVLNREIKPYKHQLEAWRGLLDPRPQSQIITSGTGSGKTECFMVPVLEDLYRETQQTNSSLTGVRALFLYPLNALINSQKERLNAWTTHFNGDIRFCLYNGNTPNDLKAQDRQRQKNQPQEVLSRKLMRDNPAPILVTNGTMLEYMLVRQADAPIIQQSQGKLRWIVLDEAHTYIGSQAAELALQLRRVMQAFDVKPEDIRFIATSATIAGAEAETKLKQYLARLANVGVEQVAVIGGRRVVPGLPKVTPANLTISEIEAIDPEGEQPKEKKLSQNSEVSERRYSALASSKLAVRIRELLAGDNIGPVHYAELLDKLQPYDLNEAELCRWLDICTGTKQFHNSEAFLKLRAHYFQRTLHGLWCCIDPNCANKKQSKLNGAWPFGLVYSEHRQKCHCGSAVLELTFCNDCNEPHLLAIDQNGQLQQCTGKISDEFSLLDEEEKEVDEERSDQFSKKTTASDTQVVIGSKQNDDYLLTGFDNAGREEFLDNSSIHLSKSMNESQQCCECGYSGRGQYSKALRRGLLGAPFYTANAVPTVLEYCPDIEVDKESKIGPNSVPGRGRRLITFTDSRQGTAKMSIRMQQEAERSRLRGLVFKELRRHVEEKVVIDEALLDSVKDYLSMPIDKLRVMLPSIEQSMPEDAKALKEYIDVVSSSVAIPLPQTIPWSELAAVIKQDNDLKESMLKENKRLSPEIFDDSTGPLRLTQMLLTREFARRPKNRNSLETQGLVKIVYPGLDKIDVVPELWENYGLTVKDWRDYLKVCLDFFVRENSYITIDREWIRWIGMHFSPKTLLGPDASDVDENRAKSWPLVRKGSKRQQRIITLLTVATGIDITSTLGEDTVNGWLISAWNALTGSKILQDSTADKQYSLNLTNVSFSLMNSAYICPITNKLLDTTFKGITPYIPFKGQLYSNLCEKVKLPAVWAFEGSDDFLLSLILTRKDIEKSSEVRSLREQNLWTDINDRTVEGGFYYASAEHSAQQSAERLKIYEDEFKVGRKNVLNCSTTMEMGVDIGGITAVVMNNVPPHPANYLQRAGRAGRSKESRAISYTLCKSNPHDTLVFNNPKWPFTTVIPAPHVEFSSEKLVQRHVNSFLMGRFLIEEVGLTNKEKFNLDLEWFNAKLNGEKSIAERYINWLKTCDKRFESALSTLIEGTELKKIPLTQICKRSAKKIEEITTRWLKEYQYIENELVGVDPDGPYAFKLNSEKSRLCREYLLRDLATRAFLPGYGFPTDVVNLDTDNIVDFRRQLQFRNLSKLDREDNVSINRGLPSRNLAVAIREYAPGSEIVLDGRVHRAAGISLNWQKIHVDGAKDSQKFDLAWRCPGCGQTGYETDLEIQSDSNSLVCTNIACGQSIPDNTDCRKKVIQPTGFVTDYYREPTNNISNNNYVPVQPSWVIASGTATPLPMPSLGYMVADTNGKVFHHSSGLSGKGYALCMACGRAESMTAKGELPNALNFEKTHKPPRPSKFDKDEVGRHADCDGSAKIMSSIHLGINSRTDVFELVIKNPKTGEYIPDNEQGRKVATTLAVALRKCLIEQLGVSTNEVQYSVRPTVIGENQHALVLQLFDSVGGGAGFSTSAPFHISKILNGLVGKLDCRKHCDAFCPECLLESDSRHDTDKLDRMLAIEWLGDDFKHYVSLATKHQNLINDGKYCPQTIEAQLTDLLNEKVSECLFVLSSEVESWDTSLVLMKSKLHELLAKNIAVSIVVSKVDFTEEILSFLREIQKIGVQLRYGKECGAIVFQGLTGSGWSTLANLDIKATTPGEYWLTAEDISIISYSEPEIATTPFELDSMEPTHLLGAVHVDLTTELNGPLSNFGSGFIKLLKSKDERLAKLLKEGELKSISYSDRYLQSPVSLLLLAEALKVLGETSDCQIEVNSCFDEQNRNPFAVNHDWNDRYDYDAIFNAWLTHMAGKKVNTNIIDNKREVPHRRAIQLHFSTGDIVEVTLDQGFGYWRLDLAGGMHRFDFMRDTHDQIKRLIEVYKLAKVSNSASWSTWIAVNVL, encoded by the coding sequence ATGAAGCAATATTTTTCCACGCTAAAACAACAAGCTAATAGCCGAGCAAAAGAGTCAACTTTAAGTATTTTGGGTATCAATAACCCGGCGCTTAGAAACCATTTAAGCGAGAGAATGGAAACGGATGAAAAATTTGTTCACGGCCCAGTGTTTGAGCAAATGTTCTCTTGGGAAGCAGACGAAATAACGATAGAAGACCTTTCTACCCCCGAATATAACAACCTACTCAGCCCAGAGCTACTAGACGCGCTAGATGTAGCACCGCATAAAGAGGGGTGTAAAAGAGACAGTAGCTGCAAGTGTAAGTATGTTCTGAATCGAGAGATAAAGCCGTACAAACATCAACTAGAAGCATGGAGAGGTCTGCTTGACCCTCGCCCCCAATCCCAAATTATCACCAGTGGTACAGGTTCGGGTAAAACAGAGTGTTTCATGGTACCAGTTCTCGAAGATTTGTATCGAGAAACACAACAGACCAACAGTTCGCTAACCGGGGTGAGAGCACTATTTTTGTATCCTTTGAATGCGTTAATAAACTCGCAGAAAGAACGACTGAATGCTTGGACGACACACTTTAACGGTGATATTCGTTTTTGTCTGTATAACGGTAATACGCCTAATGACCTTAAAGCTCAAGATAGGCAAAGGCAAAAAAATCAGCCTCAGGAAGTGCTTTCGAGAAAGTTGATGCGAGACAACCCGGCTCCTATTTTGGTCACCAACGGAACCATGTTGGAGTATATGTTGGTGAGGCAAGCAGATGCTCCCATTATCCAGCAATCGCAGGGCAAGCTGCGTTGGATCGTATTAGATGAAGCGCATACGTATATTGGTTCCCAAGCCGCTGAACTTGCTTTGCAGCTAAGACGTGTGATGCAAGCTTTTGATGTTAAGCCAGAGGATATTCGATTTATTGCTACGTCCGCAACAATTGCGGGCGCTGAAGCAGAAACGAAACTTAAACAATACCTCGCTAGGCTAGCTAATGTCGGCGTAGAGCAGGTAGCCGTCATTGGGGGGAGACGCGTTGTTCCGGGCTTACCCAAAGTAACACCAGCAAACCTAACCATCAGTGAAATAGAAGCGATAGATCCAGAAGGTGAACAACCTAAAGAGAAGAAGCTAAGTCAAAACTCGGAAGTATCAGAGCGTCGATACTCTGCTTTAGCGAGTTCCAAACTAGCCGTTAGAATACGAGAGTTGTTAGCTGGCGACAATATAGGTCCGGTACATTACGCTGAATTGCTTGATAAATTACAACCTTATGATTTAAACGAAGCAGAATTATGCCGATGGCTAGATATCTGTACCGGAACCAAGCAGTTTCATAACAGTGAGGCCTTTTTAAAGCTTAGAGCTCACTATTTTCAGCGCACATTGCATGGTTTGTGGTGCTGCATTGACCCAAATTGTGCGAATAAGAAACAGTCTAAACTGAATGGCGCATGGCCATTTGGTCTTGTTTATAGTGAACATCGTCAGAAATGTCATTGTGGGTCTGCAGTACTTGAATTGACATTTTGCAATGATTGTAATGAACCACACCTATTAGCCATAGACCAAAATGGTCAATTGCAACAATGTACCGGGAAAATAAGCGATGAATTTTCGCTACTTGATGAAGAAGAAAAAGAGGTAGATGAGGAGCGCTCAGACCAGTTTTCCAAAAAGACAACGGCAAGTGATACTCAAGTCGTTATTGGCTCAAAGCAGAATGATGATTACCTATTAACAGGCTTTGATAATGCAGGTCGTGAAGAGTTTTTGGATAATAGTTCAATTCACTTATCGAAGTCGATGAATGAATCACAACAATGTTGCGAATGTGGTTACTCAGGTAGAGGTCAGTACAGTAAAGCGTTACGAAGAGGGTTGTTGGGTGCACCATTTTATACAGCAAATGCGGTACCAACAGTATTAGAATACTGTCCGGATATTGAAGTCGATAAAGAATCCAAAATAGGTCCTAATTCTGTCCCGGGTCGAGGGCGTCGGTTAATTACTTTTACCGATAGCCGACAAGGAACGGCAAAAATGTCCATTCGAATGCAGCAAGAAGCAGAGCGCTCTCGATTGCGAGGTTTAGTATTTAAGGAGCTTCGCAGGCATGTTGAAGAGAAAGTCGTTATAGATGAGGCGTTACTCGACAGCGTAAAGGACTACTTGAGTATGCCTATCGACAAATTACGAGTCATGTTGCCATCCATCGAACAATCCATGCCTGAAGATGCAAAGGCACTAAAAGAATATATTGATGTTGTCAGTAGTTCGGTTGCTATACCTTTGCCTCAAACGATCCCTTGGTCTGAATTGGCAGCTGTTATTAAGCAAGATAACGATCTAAAAGAGTCGATGTTAAAAGAGAACAAGCGGCTATCGCCAGAAATTTTCGATGACTCGACCGGACCTTTACGACTCACTCAAATGCTATTGACGAGAGAGTTTGCGAGACGGCCAAAAAATAGAAACAGTCTAGAGACTCAGGGGTTGGTCAAAATAGTCTACCCAGGATTGGATAAAATCGATGTTGTTCCGGAGCTTTGGGAGAATTACGGCCTAACGGTAAAAGATTGGCGTGATTACCTTAAAGTTTGTTTGGATTTTTTTGTCCGCGAAAACTCTTATATAACCATTGATCGTGAATGGATTCGTTGGATCGGTATGCACTTTTCACCTAAAACATTATTAGGGCCAGATGCTAGTGATGTCGATGAAAACAGAGCGAAGAGTTGGCCGTTAGTGCGAAAAGGCAGTAAACGTCAACAACGTATAATCACTCTGCTCACTGTTGCCACAGGAATTGATATTACGAGTACATTAGGAGAAGACACGGTTAATGGTTGGTTGATTTCTGCATGGAATGCATTAACTGGATCAAAAATTTTACAAGATTCAACAGCAGACAAACAATATAGTTTGAACCTGACTAATGTCAGCTTTTCTTTGATGAATTCGGCTTATATATGCCCGATTACGAACAAGCTGTTGGACACTACGTTTAAAGGGATCACTCCTTATATTCCGTTTAAAGGCCAGTTATATAGCAACCTATGTGAAAAAGTGAAACTTCCCGCAGTATGGGCTTTTGAAGGAAGTGACGACTTCTTACTTTCATTGATTCTAACGCGCAAGGATATTGAAAAATCATCGGAAGTGAGATCACTTAGAGAGCAGAATTTGTGGACGGACATTAATGACCGAACAGTAGAGGGTGGTTTTTACTATGCTTCAGCAGAACACTCTGCGCAACAATCCGCTGAGCGACTTAAAATCTATGAGGATGAGTTTAAAGTTGGCAGGAAAAATGTCCTCAATTGCTCAACAACAATGGAAATGGGCGTTGACATCGGGGGTATTACAGCGGTAGTGATGAACAATGTGCCGCCACACCCTGCGAACTATCTTCAGCGAGCAGGTCGCGCTGGTCGATCTAAAGAATCTAGAGCGATAAGTTATACGCTGTGTAAAAGTAACCCTCATGATACGTTGGTTTTTAATAACCCGAAATGGCCATTTACTACCGTTATACCAGCTCCTCATGTTGAATTTTCGTCTGAGAAATTGGTGCAGCGCCATGTGAATTCATTTTTGATGGGGCGCTTCTTAATTGAAGAGGTTGGATTAACGAATAAAGAGAAATTTAACTTAGATCTTGAGTGGTTTAATGCGAAGCTTAACGGTGAAAAATCTATAGCAGAACGTTATATTAATTGGCTAAAAACGTGTGATAAGAGATTTGAATCAGCTTTATCTACTCTAATTGAAGGTACTGAGTTGAAAAAAATTCCTTTGACACAAATCTGTAAGCGCTCGGCAAAGAAAATAGAGGAAATAACCACGCGTTGGCTAAAAGAGTATCAATACATAGAAAATGAATTAGTCGGTGTTGATCCAGATGGACCTTACGCTTTTAAGCTAAATAGTGAAAAGTCCCGTTTATGTAGAGAGTACTTACTACGGGATTTAGCGACAAGGGCGTTCCTGCCTGGATATGGATTCCCTACTGATGTCGTAAACTTGGATACCGATAATATCGTCGATTTTAGAAGGCAGCTTCAATTTAGGAATCTAAGTAAACTTGATCGAGAGGATAATGTTTCTATCAATCGAGGGTTACCAAGCCGAAATCTAGCTGTTGCAATTCGAGAATACGCTCCAGGTTCAGAAATAGTTCTTGATGGGCGAGTACATCGGGCGGCTGGCATTTCTCTTAACTGGCAGAAAATTCACGTTGATGGCGCGAAGGATTCACAGAAATTTGACTTAGCTTGGCGTTGTCCAGGTTGTGGCCAGACAGGTTACGAAACGGATCTGGAAATACAATCTGATTCAAATTCTCTCGTGTGTACCAATATCGCTTGTGGACAAAGTATTCCTGATAATACTGACTGTAGAAAAAAAGTGATTCAACCTACAGGTTTTGTCACTGATTATTATCGAGAGCCAACAAATAATATTTCGAATAATAATTATGTTCCAGTACAACCTTCTTGGGTTATTGCATCCGGTACAGCGACACCATTACCCATGCCTTCACTTGGTTATATGGTGGCGGATACTAATGGAAAGGTCTTCCATCATAGTTCTGGGTTGTCTGGTAAAGGATACGCGTTATGTATGGCTTGTGGCCGCGCAGAGTCGATGACAGCGAAAGGTGAGTTGCCAAATGCGCTTAACTTTGAAAAAACACATAAGCCCCCGCGTCCTAGTAAGTTCGATAAAGATGAAGTAGGTCGACACGCTGATTGTGATGGGTCAGCCAAGATAATGTCTTCAATTCATTTAGGTATTAACTCTCGAACCGATGTATTTGAGCTGGTGATTAAAAACCCCAAAACGGGTGAATACATACCTGATAATGAGCAGGGTCGGAAAGTCGCGACTACATTAGCTGTGGCATTACGAAAGTGTTTAATCGAACAACTTGGAGTGTCTACAAATGAGGTCCAGTATAGCGTTAGGCCAACAGTTATTGGTGAGAATCAACACGCATTAGTGCTACAACTGTTCGACAGCGTGGGCGGCGGTGCCGGATTTTCGACTTCCGCGCCATTTCATATCTCTAAGATATTAAATGGATTAGTTGGAAAACTTGATTGTAGGAAGCATTGTGACGCGTTTTGTCCTGAATGTCTTTTAGAGTCGGATTCGAGACACGATACCGATAAACTCGATCGCATGTTAGCAATAGAATGGTTAGGAGATGATTTTAAGCACTACGTATCACTTGCTACTAAGCACCAAAACCTTATCAATGATGGAAAATACTGCCCTCAAACTATTGAGGCGCAACTAACCGATTTACTCAATGAGAAAGTATCGGAATGTTTGTTTGTTCTTTCTTCTGAAGTCGAAAGTTGGGATACATCTCTTGTCTTGATGAAATCAAAATTACATGAACTATTGGCGAAGAATATAGCTGTTTCAATAGTCGTCTCGAAAGTTGATTTTACTGAAGAAATTCTGAGTTTTTTAAGGGAAATACAAAAAATCGGGGTTCAACTTAGATATGGAAAAGAGTGTGGGGCGATTGTTTTTCAAGGCTTAACCGGTAGCGGTTGGTCAACATTAGCTAACCTTGATATTAAAGCAACCACCCCTGGAGAGTATTGGCTTACAGCGGAAGATATTTCCATTATTTCTTATAGTGAACCAGAAATAGCGACAACTCCTTTCGAATTAGACTCCATGGAGCCAACTCACTTGTTAGGAGCTGTTCATGTTGATCTCACGACTGAATTAAATGGACCGCTATCAAACTTCGGCAGTGGCTTTATTAAGTTATTGAAAAGTAAAGATGAGCGATTAGCAAAGCTGCTTAAAGAAGGTGAGTTGAAAAGTATTTCATATTCGGATAGGTATCTCCAAAGTCCCGTTTCTTTGTTGTTGTTAGCTGAGGCTCTCAAAGTACTAGGAGAAACATCGGATTGCCAAATAGAAGTCAACAGCTGCTTTGATGAACAAAATAGAAATCCATTTGCTGTTAATCATGATTGGAACGATCGCTACGATTATGACGCTATATTTAATGCGTGGTTGACTCATATGGCCGGCAAAAAAGTAAATACCAACATAATTGATAACAAACGAGAAGTACCGCACCGAAGAGCAATACAATTGCATTTTTCTACTGGTGATATCGTTGAAGTAACTCTAGATCAAGGCTTTGGATATTGGCGTTTAGATCTCGCTGGCGGGATGCATCGATTTGATTTCATGAGAGATACACACGATCAGATAAAGAGGCTAATTGAGGTTTATAAATTGGCGAAGGTGTCTAATAGTGCCAGCTGGTCTACTTGGATAGCAGTTAACGTGTTGTAA
- a CDS encoding STY4851/ECs_5259 family protein encodes MDTTSPSAFEPTSAILGFTSVNGCLRAILTKRELSQPTGQPLFTYQLSESEYHHLRTSLKKQKLPTRLHGDSSWCAAFCLFSAEWYRRQYQGGWSWSGISSSLEFELDANQRSKVIKTGFKYWQRTVSQYNDERHSFLGSVFREGGLPYGLLASEGGRFQTIFKRILRVFDDAQEFGQSPFQLVSEGLEHLPEAFRQETTVDLITNMAELLLRLTDEYNLQQQEQPANHLDTQLPNWRDLFPIPLDVDTGSEFLTGLLTSASVQRKDKSQQTKRIICRQRLSNNDDLGFVAQIKLMKAIPMPFKREALINSRVELFIQEGNRVIAELGIGHTTFEGETTKVILRTPACEFRRQAMEQDLYLVVLQAGVELHREEIANSDLAMNEMPIVLKSDGEHDWVVGQGSVNVKADQLKAILSKGSTYTAEFPELCTSVTTEHCQFVHFSGEIKVDYYTEDDEHDTYVISTRQSAVLAEQVSVRGVKLQYYSSTGQPIYLGLPTITSQEAHTELWLGNKPLGETHQAGLFGIQSVRLKASGNRTMLRKRLAILPQSFGIELKPSKQANSGFVDLHCERNLFVSIEGEQVSYKQTNIEGGKRITVTAEGSPPADIILSISANLMADPIKVRVPFPASGALTFDKHGNGLANRITIDDLLGARIQFFPRVDVAASYHIELKGPTRSRDASYYWEYKVADKVLEVSLYEFRHRIRELLAASGELDDEIRMVIGGSGCREQQTIIGRYATEAQQLTDTVSFNVKLEKELIIKPELINLADPAEKPHALQQRYSNGVATGVFELNTKLSQPALIVPSNKTQLAFRAKFIPSREPIEHSSDVKTLNKAVALFHPVTNPNAIADVLPMLANDFNHSSWRFINDLFANYSHLPMATFEVWKAIVTNTTCLSALAFKADNPAQLMERLKVEFNVIWELIPLSIWRSHTVKYRQMLLDIGLPEKVVDNKVKSKLETLSEFTPLFEKQCRALIDDQFTQQTTNLSAVFQYFLPKWSQDLMRVHLSDREWPKVFGYDLETWCQKHCESLIHFEVNRSSHKSVLYFPIFAAAMACGKVQLEELSPSLYPIDYFHLRQIVEFDRHWFNPVFQSALCVFSQEEA; translated from the coding sequence GACGTCAATATCAAGGTGGATGGAGCTGGAGTGGTATATCAAGTAGCTTAGAGTTTGAGTTAGATGCTAACCAACGTAGTAAGGTAATAAAAACAGGTTTTAAATATTGGCAGCGTACGGTTAGCCAATATAACGATGAAAGGCATAGTTTTCTTGGTTCAGTGTTTCGAGAGGGCGGTTTGCCCTATGGGCTGCTAGCGAGTGAAGGCGGCCGTTTCCAAACAATCTTTAAACGTATTCTTAGGGTTTTTGACGACGCTCAGGAATTTGGTCAATCGCCTTTTCAGTTAGTGTCGGAGGGCCTTGAACATTTACCTGAGGCATTTAGACAAGAAACGACGGTTGATCTTATCACTAATATGGCGGAGCTATTGCTGCGTTTAACCGACGAATACAACCTGCAACAACAAGAGCAACCAGCCAATCATTTAGACACCCAATTACCCAATTGGCGAGATCTATTTCCAATCCCGCTTGATGTAGACACCGGAAGTGAATTTCTCACTGGCTTGCTGACTTCAGCCTCCGTTCAGCGAAAAGATAAATCACAACAAACAAAACGAATTATTTGCAGGCAAAGGCTTTCGAACAATGATGATTTGGGCTTTGTTGCTCAAATTAAATTGATGAAGGCGATACCTATGCCTTTTAAACGCGAAGCATTGATTAACAGTCGAGTTGAGTTATTTATACAAGAAGGCAATAGAGTAATTGCAGAGCTAGGCATTGGTCATACAACCTTTGAAGGAGAAACGACGAAGGTTATTTTACGAACTCCTGCTTGTGAATTTCGTCGCCAAGCTATGGAGCAAGATCTGTACTTAGTCGTATTGCAAGCCGGTGTTGAGCTTCATCGTGAAGAAATCGCTAATTCTGATCTCGCTATGAATGAGATGCCCATTGTGCTTAAGTCAGACGGTGAACATGATTGGGTCGTTGGACAAGGAAGTGTAAATGTTAAAGCAGATCAACTGAAAGCTATCTTATCAAAAGGTTCGACGTACACTGCCGAGTTTCCAGAATTGTGCACATCAGTAACGACAGAACACTGCCAGTTTGTCCACTTTAGTGGGGAAATTAAGGTTGATTATTATACTGAAGATGATGAGCATGATACTTATGTAATATCAACGCGACAGTCTGCAGTCTTAGCAGAGCAAGTGAGCGTTCGAGGTGTCAAATTACAATATTACTCAAGTACTGGACAACCTATCTATCTGGGGTTGCCAACCATTACCAGCCAAGAAGCGCATACAGAATTATGGTTAGGTAATAAACCACTAGGAGAAACGCATCAAGCTGGCTTGTTTGGTATCCAATCAGTACGTTTAAAGGCGAGTGGTAATCGAACAATGCTTCGTAAACGCCTCGCTATTCTTCCGCAATCATTCGGCATTGAACTTAAGCCGTCTAAGCAGGCTAATAGTGGTTTTGTCGATCTTCATTGTGAAAGGAACTTATTTGTATCCATAGAAGGCGAACAGGTCTCCTATAAACAAACCAATATAGAAGGTGGCAAGAGAATAACGGTGACAGCTGAAGGGTCACCGCCAGCGGATATTATTCTCTCAATCAGTGCTAACTTGATGGCTGACCCGATAAAAGTACGGGTACCTTTTCCAGCCTCAGGAGCGTTAACCTTTGACAAACATGGTAACGGTCTAGCCAATCGTATCACCATCGATGATTTATTAGGTGCACGTATTCAGTTTTTCCCGCGTGTAGATGTAGCGGCAAGTTACCATATTGAATTGAAAGGGCCGACGAGGTCTCGTGATGCGTCTTATTATTGGGAGTACAAGGTTGCAGATAAGGTGCTAGAGGTCAGCTTATATGAGTTTCGCCATCGAATTCGCGAACTATTGGCAGCATCTGGTGAACTTGATGATGAAATCCGAATGGTTATTGGAGGGTCGGGTTGTAGAGAACAACAAACTATCATTGGACGATATGCCACAGAAGCTCAACAGCTAACTGACACTGTGAGCTTTAATGTAAAACTGGAAAAAGAGCTCATTATTAAGCCAGAATTGATTAATTTGGCTGACCCAGCAGAAAAACCGCACGCCCTTCAACAAAGATATTCCAATGGCGTAGCGACAGGCGTATTCGAGCTAAATACAAAATTATCTCAGCCAGCGTTAATCGTTCCTTCAAACAAGACTCAGTTGGCTTTTCGCGCGAAGTTTATCCCAAGTCGTGAGCCTATTGAACACTCTAGTGATGTTAAAACTTTAAATAAGGCGGTTGCGTTATTTCATCCAGTAACTAACCCAAACGCGATAGCCGATGTGCTCCCAATGTTAGCGAATGACTTTAATCACAGTAGCTGGCGATTTATCAACGATTTGTTTGCTAATTACTCGCATCTTCCGATGGCGACCTTTGAAGTGTGGAAGGCAATAGTGACGAATACGACTTGCTTATCGGCTCTTGCGTTTAAAGCCGATAACCCCGCTCAATTAATGGAACGTTTGAAAGTTGAGTTCAATGTTATTTGGGAGCTTATACCGCTGAGTATTTGGCGGTCACATACTGTTAAGTATCGCCAGATGTTGCTAGATATAGGGCTGCCTGAAAAAGTGGTGGATAACAAAGTTAAGAGCAAGCTAGAAACTCTTTCTGAATTTACCCCATTGTTTGAAAAGCAGTGCCGAGCACTAATTGACGATCAATTTACTCAGCAAACAACCAATTTATCAGCTGTGTTTCAATACTTTCTACCGAAATGGAGCCAGGACTTGATGCGAGTTCACTTGTCTGACCGTGAATGGCCTAAAGTATTTGGCTATGACTTAGAAACATGGTGCCAGAAACATTGCGAATCGCTTATTCATTTTGAAGTAAACCGAAGTTCACACAAAAGCGTGCTTTATTTCCCTATTTTTGCCGCTGCAATGGCGTGTGGAAAAGTGCAACTGGAAGAATTGTCCCCGTCACTTTACCCCATAGATTATTTCCATCTACGACAGATTGTCGAGTTTGACCGTCATTGGTTTAACCCCGTATTTCAGAGTGCATTGTGCGTATTTTCCCAAGAGGAAGCTTAA